One Kwoniella dejecticola CBS 10117 chromosome 11, complete sequence DNA segment encodes these proteins:
- a CDS encoding NADH dehydrogenase [ubiquinone] iron-sulfur protein 7, mitochondrial, protein MAATLLPGLRTGVLAKASSSTLRPALAIARPISNTAIALRPNTPTSSINTADSSPSTTTPATATAQRGSNQLSLETPRNGAEYVLSTLDKVVNWARQGSMWPMTFGLACCAVEMMHMAAARYDQDRLGVVFRASPRQSDIMIVAGTLTNKMAPALRKVYDQMPEPRWVISMGSCANGGGYYHYSYSVVRGCDRIVPVDIYVPGCPPTAEALLYGMLQLQRKMRRNRQGVRWYRK, encoded by the exons ATGGCTGCCACTCTCTTGCCAGGCTTGCGAACCG GTGTTCTCGCCaaagcttcatcttcaacccTTCGACCAGCATTAGCGATCG CTCGTCCGATCTCGAACACTGCTATTGCTCTCCGACCCAACACCCCTACTTCCTCGATCAACACCGCCGattcatccccatccacGACAACACCTGCAACCGCCACAGCACAAAGAGGAAGCAATCAATTGAGTTTAGAGACCCCCAGAAATGGTGCCG AATATGTCTTATCGACTTTGGACAAAGTCGTCAACTGGGCTAGACAAGGATCGATGTGGCCGATGACGTTCGGTCTTGCCTGTTGTGCTGTGGAAATGAT GCACATGGCTGCTGCTCGATATGATCAAGATCGTTTGGGTGTGGTGTTCAGAGCATCACCTCGTCAAAGTGATATCATGATCGTCGCCGGTACCTTGACCAACAAGATGGCACCAGCATTGAGAAAGG TTTACGACCAAATGCCCGAACCCCGATGGGTTATCTCGATGGGCTCATGTGCCAACGGTGGTGGTTACTACCACTATTCGTATTCTGTCGTGCGAGGCTGTGATCGAATTGTGCCAGTAGACATTTACGTGCCGGGATG CCCGCCAACAGCCGAAGCTCTTCTGTATGGTATGCTTCAATTGCAACGAAAAATGCGAAGAAACAGACAGGGTGTACGATGGTACCGAAAGTAG
- a CDS encoding ATP-dependent RNA helicase DRS1, protein MSNDFITTIDSDDESPNYGESSAPRGKTTAKNDDLDPDFEFDFAGGRETGLDLWGGDEVKGLKNGAEPINVDDIIARRRGKPLESYNDRKRKRKAVQEEEEDDEEQEEEDDEANDDNDEDEDEDMEDGSLASEASGSEEDDEISLDGSDLELVSEDEAEAVSSEEESNEDEEDQEDEDDEDEDAESSDDEDEETAAELARKEAFFSKDPTLTDDPTLPSTFAAMNLSRPLLRALTSLQLTTPTPIQARAIPLALQGRDILGSAVTGSGKTAAFMIPLLERLCYRDRGKGGQACRVLILCPTRELAVQCEAVGKALTEKGGLDVRFALLVGGLSLNAQAHTLRTLPDVLIATPGRLIDHLTNTPSFTLSALDVLVIDEADRMLEAGFTDELEEIIKACPRSRQTMLFSATMTDSVDELVKLSLDKPIRVFVDPKRNTAKGLVQEFVRIRSDDTRSPSLLALCKRTVREKCIIFFRSKALAHQMRIVFGLNGLKAAELHGNLTQEQRLQALNDFKAGSVDYLLATDLASRGLDIKGVETVINYDMPGQLAQYTHRVGRTARAGRNGRSISLVGEADRKMLKAAIKQSEADQIRHRIIPPEAVSLMSDKLNEIKDEIQDVLREEKEEKLMRQADMELKKGQNMVEHHDEIHARPARTWFQSEKDKEKAKSASKEAYVGSFPTANANGKDPKKDGKKDPNAPKRGKYDGLSRKAKRRKMAMEEDQADQQSSKSTALAIRNAKKASRPVKITEALPKTKSAPKKSSGKVGAGKRKSAFDDDKPSKKHEGMRAKPTKVNLDKKGKGGKGKPKGKR, encoded by the exons ATGTCGAACGACTTCATCACGACGATAGACTCGGACGACGAGTCACCAAATTACGGAGAGTCCAGTGCTCCGCGAGGGAAAACAACAGCCAAGAACGATGATTTGGATCCAGATTTCGAATTTGATTTTGCCGGTGGACGAGAGACCGGACTAGACTTGTGGGGAGGTGATGAAGTCAAAGGGCTAAAGAATGGAGCCGAG CCAATCAATGTCGATGATATTATCGCTAGACGACGAGGTAAACCCCTAGAATCATACAATGACCGTAAACGGAAGCGAAAGgctgttcaagaagaagaagaggacgacgaagaacaggaggaggaggacgacgaagccaacgacgacaacgatgaggatgaggatgaggatatggaagacGGGTCATTGGCAAGCGAAGCGTCGggcagcgaagaagacgatgagattTCCCTTGATGGGTCGGACCTAGAGCTGGTATcagaagatgaggcagaggcggtctcgagcgaagaagagagcaatgaggatgaggaagaccaagaagacgaagacgatgaagatgaagatgccgaatcctcggatgacgaggatgaagaaacGGCAGCTGAATTAGCTCGAAAAGAGGCATTCTTCTCTAAAGATCCCACATTGACCGATGACCCTACTTTACCTTCCACTTTCGCCGCTATGAACCTATCCCGACCGCTCCTCCGAGCGCTTACTTCACTCCAACTTACCACGCCGACGCCAATCCAAGCTCGAGCCATACCTCTAGCATTGCAAGGTCGAGATATCTTAGGTTCCGCTGTGACAGGTTCCGGTAAAACCGCTGCCTTCATGATCCCATTATTGGAGCGACTGTGTTATCGAGACCGAGGGAAAGGTGGCCAAGCTTGCAGAGTCCTGATCCTTTGTCCAACTCGAGAATTGGCTGTTCAATGTGAAGCTGTAGGGAAAGCTTTGACCGAAAAGGGTGGATTAGATGTCAGATTCGCATTACTGGTTGGTGGATTATCGTTGAACGCTCAAGCTCATACACTTCGAACACTCCCCGATGTCCTCATCGCCACGCCTGgtcgattgatcgatcatctcaccAACACACCCTCTTTTACTCTCTCAGCGCTGGACGTACTGGTCATCGACGAAGCAGATAGAATGTTAGAAGCCGGATTCaccgatgagctggaagaaaTCATAAAAGCTTGTCCCCGATCTAGGCAGACTATGTTGTTTTCAGCCACAATGACCGATTCGGTGGACGAGTTGGTCAAGTTATCTTTGGACAAACCAATCAGAGTATTTGTCGACCCGAAGAGGAACACGGCAAAGGGATTAGTGCAGGAATTCGTCAGAATAAGATCGGATGATACTAGATCACCAAGTTTATTGGCTTTGTGCAAGAGGACCGTCCGAGAGAAGTgtatcatcttcttcaggaGTAAAGCGCTGGCCCATCAAATGAGAATTGTTTTCGGGTTGAACGGTCTGAAAGCGGCGGAACTACACGGTAATTTGACACAAGAACAACGTCTACAAGCTCTCAACGATTTTAAAGCTGGATCAGTCGATTATCTCTTAGCCACCGATCTGGCTTCTAGAGGTTTAGATATTAAAGGTGTCGAGACAGTTATCAACTACGATATGCCAGGACAATTGGCTCAGTACACTCATAGAGTAGGAAGAACCGCCCGAGCGGGAAGAAATGGTCGATCGATTTCTTTGGTGGGCGAAGCAGATAGGAAAATGTTGAAAGCAGCCATCAAGCAATCTGAAGCGGATCAAATACGACATCGAATCATTCCACCCGAAGCAGTCAGCCTGATGTCGGATAAGCTCAacgagatcaaagatgagaTACAAGATGTACtgagagaggaaaaggaggagaaatTGATGAGACAAGCGGATAtggagctgaagaagggtcAAAATATGGTCGAACACCATGATGAAATCCATGCCAGACCAGCGAGAACATGGTTCCAGAGTGAAAAGGACAAAGAAAAAGCGAAATCCGCAAGTAAGGAAGCTTATGTCGGGTCATTCCCCactgccaatgccaatggGAAGGATCCCAAGAAAGACGGTAAGAAGGACCCGAATGCGCCGAAACGTGGGAAGTATGATGGTCTTTCAAGAAAAGCTaaacgaagaaagatggcgatggaagaggatcaagcagatcagcaaTCTTCAAAATCTACAGCATTGGCTATACGaaatgccaagaaggctTCTCGACCTGTCAAGATCACTGAGGCTCTGCCAAAGACCAAATCTGCACCCAAGAAGAGCTCAGGTAAGGTTGGAGCCGGCAAAAGAAAATCTGcattcgatgatgataagCCAAGCAAGAAGCATGAAGGTATGCGCGCAAAGCCTACTAAGGTGAATTTAGAtaagaaaggcaaaggtgGCAAAGGTAAACCCAAGGGCAAGAGATAG